A stretch of the Sphingobacterium thalpophilum genome encodes the following:
- the rfbB gene encoding dTDP-glucose 4,6-dehydratase codes for MFKTVLITGGAGFIGSHVVREFVNKYSDYQIINLDALTYAGNLENLKDIESKSNYTFVKADITNAAEMIKIFEQYQPDGVIHLAAESHVDRSITDPTAFVMTNVIGTVNLLNAARHIWKDNFEGKRFHHVSTDEVYGTLGESGLFTESTSYDPHSPYSASKASSDHFVRAYHDTYELPVVLTNCSNNYGPNHFPEKLIPLCIHNILNGKPLPIYGDGKYTRDWLFVIDHAKAIDLVFHNGKEGASYNVGGFNEWQNIDLVKELCKQMDQKLDREQGTSEQLITYVKDRPGHDLRYAIDATKINQELGYRPSVTFEEGLSLTIDWFLNNQSWLENVTSGDYQNYYNKQYSK; via the coding sequence ATGTTCAAAACGGTTTTAATCACTGGGGGAGCTGGATTTATTGGTTCTCATGTAGTACGTGAATTTGTTAATAAATATTCAGATTATCAAATTATCAATCTCGATGCATTGACTTATGCTGGTAATTTGGAAAATCTGAAAGATATTGAAAGTAAATCTAACTATACTTTCGTTAAAGCTGATATTACAAATGCAGCTGAAATGATAAAGATTTTTGAGCAATATCAACCTGATGGCGTTATTCATTTGGCTGCCGAGTCACATGTTGACAGGTCGATTACAGATCCCACTGCTTTTGTAATGACCAATGTCATTGGAACGGTAAATTTATTAAATGCTGCCCGTCATATTTGGAAAGATAATTTTGAAGGAAAGCGTTTTCATCATGTATCTACTGATGAAGTTTATGGCACATTAGGTGAGTCAGGACTATTTACTGAGTCAACTTCGTATGATCCGCATTCACCGTATTCGGCTTCGAAGGCTTCATCAGATCATTTTGTTCGTGCTTATCATGATACCTATGAATTGCCTGTAGTTTTGACCAATTGTTCTAATAATTACGGACCAAACCACTTTCCTGAAAAATTGATCCCGCTTTGTATCCACAATATTTTAAATGGTAAACCGCTTCCGATCTATGGGGATGGCAAGTATACCAGAGATTGGTTGTTCGTAATAGATCACGCAAAAGCAATTGATTTAGTTTTTCATAATGGGAAAGAGGGTGCATCTTATAACGTAGGAGGATTTAATGAGTGGCAAAATATTGATTTGGTAAAAGAACTTTGCAAGCAAATGGATCAAAAATTAGATCGTGAACAAGGTACCTCGGAACAGTTGATTACTTATGTTAAAGATCGTCCTGGCCACGACCTACGCTATGCTATTGATGCAACTAAAATAAACCAAGAATTGGGATATAGGCCGTCAGTAACTTTTGAAGAAGGCTTGTCTTTAACGATCGATTGGTTTTTAAATAACCAGTCTTGGTTGGAGAATGTTACTTCGGGAGATTACCAGAATTATTATAATAAACAATATAGTAAATAG
- a CDS encoding glycosyltransferase — MSFSVLISCFVKDNPSQLDKCLKSISDQSLKADEIVFVKDGPLTDSLENVLNSYKKDLPFKFISFDVNHGLGYSLNQGLLKCSFDIVMRMDTDDICLKDRFKQQYQYMCEHTDVDILGGWAYDIDQKDNIIAERKYPSLYEDIYKLMWTNPLIHPTISFRRSRIIDIGSYNPKIVRRQDYDLWIRAAYAGFKIENLPEFLIKYRFTDNYYNKNGFKVAFNQAMMGYRGAKLLKLPFYTRLAVFAPVIRTLLPKKFVGRVHKLMNRYDPRKNIK; from the coding sequence ATGAGTTTTTCCGTGTTAATTTCGTGTTTTGTTAAAGATAATCCTAGTCAACTAGATAAATGTTTAAAGAGTATTTCTGATCAAAGTTTAAAAGCAGATGAAATCGTTTTCGTAAAAGATGGTCCACTAACCGATTCGTTAGAAAATGTTTTGAATTCATATAAAAAAGACCTACCTTTTAAATTTATCTCTTTCGATGTAAATCACGGTTTAGGTTATTCATTAAATCAAGGTTTATTAAAATGTTCATTTGATATAGTTATGAGAATGGATACCGACGATATTTGCTTGAAAGATAGATTCAAACAGCAATATCAATACATGTGCGAACATACCGATGTTGACATATTGGGAGGATGGGCTTACGACATAGATCAAAAGGACAATATAATTGCCGAAAGAAAGTATCCGTCATTATACGAAGACATATACAAATTAATGTGGACGAACCCACTTATACACCCTACAATTTCTTTCAGAAGATCACGAATAATTGATATTGGATCATACAACCCGAAAATCGTTAGGCGGCAGGATTATGATTTATGGATTCGTGCGGCATATGCTGGTTTTAAAATAGAGAATTTGCCTGAGTTTTTAATAAAATATAGATTTACCGATAATTATTATAATAAAAATGGTTTTAAAGTGGCATTTAATCAGGCGATGATGGGATATAGGGGGGCTAAACTGCTTAAACTTCCTTTCTACACACGCCTTGCTGTATTTGCACCCGTTATTCGCACTTTATTACCTAAGAAATTCGTGGGAAGAGTTCATAAATTAATGAATAGGTATGATCCACGTAAGAATATAAAATAA
- a CDS encoding lipopolysaccharide biosynthesis protein, which produces MDKRPSILKNSIFLFIRMIVTLLVSLYTVRVLLEVLGIVDYGIYNLVYGVITGISFVSISLATAAQRFMSHDMGLKKFRRLSFTFSTIFNLFFIFGLVVGFVMFSFGSQIVHQINIPINRIDAALRLLQITSVTFFFTLIVIPLNALIISYEKMKFFSYLTIFDVTAKLLVIYLLQVISYDPLVLYGLFLLLISCLNFLIYALFVKYSLKDIKYFRTIVRSRFTEIFNFFKWSLFGSLTTVANDQGVNIVLNLFFGPAITGSRAIANRVVNVLSQLSNTVFIAVSPQIVKSFAAKDFDYTRKLILGSSKLTLYLILLVVIPLYINMEFILKLWLKTISPDIIIFTQASMFFVLLSCLENPLTQLVRAYGEIKTYQIAVGMITLLIIPIAYLFFYYGAKPIVIVWIMNIIYFIALFIRIYIVNLYLKINVRSYIWEIIIKTIIISSVPIIIHHLFISQRDLIISWIFRLVEVVAFNILFIILVFLVGLSAYERGNIVRFFRNKLR; this is translated from the coding sequence ATGGATAAACGACCTTCCATTTTAAAAAATTCAATATTTCTATTTATCAGGATGATAGTCACTCTGCTGGTTTCTTTGTATACCGTCAGAGTATTATTAGAGGTTTTAGGTATAGTAGATTATGGTATATATAATCTAGTTTATGGAGTTATTACAGGAATTAGTTTCGTGAGTATATCTTTAGCTACGGCGGCACAAAGATTTATGTCGCACGATATGGGCTTGAAAAAATTTAGGAGACTCAGTTTTACTTTTTCCACTATATTCAATCTCTTTTTTATTTTTGGTTTAGTTGTTGGCTTTGTGATGTTTTCGTTTGGTTCTCAAATTGTGCATCAAATAAACATCCCAATAAATCGAATAGATGCAGCGTTGCGTTTGTTGCAGATAACTTCTGTCACTTTCTTTTTTACTCTTATCGTTATTCCATTAAATGCTTTGATAATTTCATATGAGAAAATGAAATTTTTTTCATACTTGACAATATTTGATGTGACGGCTAAACTACTCGTTATCTACTTGTTACAAGTAATATCTTATGACCCATTAGTACTCTATGGGCTATTTCTGCTTCTAATATCATGTCTAAATTTTTTAATTTATGCTCTATTTGTTAAATATTCTCTAAAAGATATAAAATATTTTAGGACGATAGTTAGATCTAGGTTCACGGAAATATTTAATTTCTTTAAATGGAGTTTATTTGGATCTTTAACGACTGTAGCTAATGATCAAGGTGTAAATATCGTGTTAAATTTATTCTTTGGCCCAGCTATTACTGGAAGTAGAGCTATAGCGAATCGAGTCGTGAATGTCTTAAGTCAGCTGAGTAATACCGTTTTTATTGCGGTATCTCCGCAAATTGTTAAATCTTTTGCAGCGAAAGACTTTGATTATACACGTAAGTTAATTCTAGGAAGCTCAAAGCTTACTTTATACCTTATTCTTTTAGTCGTAATTCCGCTTTACATTAATATGGAGTTTATCCTGAAGTTATGGCTCAAAACAATATCGCCAGATATTATAATATTTACTCAAGCGTCGATGTTTTTTGTGCTTTTGTCATGTTTAGAAAACCCCCTCACGCAGCTAGTAAGAGCATATGGCGAAATAAAAACATATCAAATAGCAGTAGGTATGATTACCTTATTGATTATTCCAATAGCTTATTTATTTTTTTATTACGGAGCTAAACCAATTGTGATAGTTTGGATTATGAATATAATTTATTTTATAGCACTTTTCATTCGTATTTACATAGTTAATCTATATCTTAAGATAAATGTACGCTCCTATATTTGGGAAATAATAATCAAGACTATTATTATCTCATCCGTTCCAATAATTATTCATCATTTATTTATTAGCCAAAGGGATTTAATTATATCTTGGATATTTAGATTAGTTGAAGTGGTAGCTTTTAATATTTTATTTATTATTTTGGTCTTTTTAGTTGGATTGAGTGCATATGAAAGGGGAAATATAGTACGATTTTTTAGGAATAAATTAAGATGA
- a CDS encoding glycosyltransferase family 4 protein encodes MVSIINILFILNSSSKHAGSNKSFLNIILNLDKSKFTPIVVIPNNGEICNIFDEYGIKYHIISYFQDIYPYREGLIRTLLFPLNILRFRFTNYKAQREIESISYKFKIDIIHTNVGTIHFGYRASLKCAIPHIWHLREYQDLDFNFKPFPSMSVFKNLLKVNSYNIAISKDIYNYFELSSLNSIVIYNGIKNIKERIFNHYKDNYFLYAGRLEINKGILDLLEVFKNFKDESNSSIKLFIAGDTKNTSFKRKLEDFLNKNNLSSSVCFLGMRDDIDKLMQNAKALIVPSRSEGFGRITVEALFNGCLVIGYDNAGTSEILRGKNYGFLYKSQLELIQYLRRFDNDEVDYVKLINEAHQDVIQYSNEQYIEKIQNTYINIIMQKPCKYE; translated from the coding sequence ATGGTAAGCATAATTAATATCCTATTTATTTTGAACTCTTCTTCAAAACATGCGGGATCAAATAAATCTTTTTTAAATATAATTTTAAATTTAGATAAGTCTAAATTTACTCCTATTGTCGTTATTCCTAATAATGGTGAAATTTGTAATATATTCGATGAATATGGAATCAAATATCATATTATTAGTTATTTTCAAGATATTTATCCTTATAGAGAAGGCCTAATTAGGACTCTCTTATTCCCTTTGAATATTCTACGATTTAGATTTACTAATTACAAGGCACAAAGGGAAATTGAAAGTATATCTTATAAGTTCAAGATTGATATAATACATACAAATGTAGGAACTATACATTTTGGCTATCGTGCAAGTTTAAAATGTGCTATTCCGCATATATGGCACCTTAGAGAATATCAAGATTTGGATTTTAATTTTAAACCATTTCCATCCATGTCGGTTTTTAAGAACCTTCTTAAGGTTAACAGTTATAATATAGCAATTTCGAAAGATATTTATAACTATTTCGAATTGAGTAGTTTGAATAGTATCGTAATTTATAACGGTATAAAGAACATTAAGGAAAGAATATTTAACCATTATAAAGACAATTATTTTTTATACGCTGGACGACTAGAAATTAACAAGGGAATTCTTGATCTATTGGAGGTTTTTAAAAATTTTAAAGACGAAAGTAATAGTAGTATTAAGTTATTTATCGCAGGTGATACAAAAAACACTTCTTTTAAAAGAAAGCTGGAAGATTTTTTAAATAAAAACAATTTGTCGAGTAGTGTTTGTTTTTTAGGCATGAGAGATGATATTGATAAGCTTATGCAGAATGCTAAAGCACTTATTGTCCCATCACGTAGTGAAGGGTTTGGAAGGATCACTGTAGAAGCATTATTTAATGGCTGTCTAGTAATTGGATATGATAATGCTGGGACATCGGAGATTTTAAGAGGTAAGAATTATGGCTTCCTCTATAAAAGTCAATTAGAATTAATTCAATATTTGAGAAGGTTTGATAATGATGAAGTCGATTACGTAAAATTGATTAATGAAGCTCATCAAGATGTAATTCAATATTCGAATGAGCAATACATAGAGAAAATACAAAATACTTATATAAATATAATAATGCAAAAACCTTGTAAGTATGAATAA
- the rfbC gene encoding dTDP-4-dehydrorhamnose 3,5-epimerase yields MKATETKLKGCFILEPTKYGDSRGYFFESFNERTFNLLTGTDTHFVQDNQSFSTRGVLRGLHAQAGEHAQAKLVRVLEGEVLDVAVDVREGSATFGQHVGVVLSKENNLQLFVPRGFLHGFVVLSETATFFYKCDNFYNKESECGVHPLDQDLAVDWQLPVAELLLSDKDKEALSFKEVFGAKG; encoded by the coding sequence ATGAAAGCGACAGAAACAAAGTTAAAAGGCTGTTTTATTTTAGAGCCTACGAAATACGGTGATAGTAGAGGGTACTTTTTTGAAAGCTTTAACGAGCGCACCTTTAATTTATTGACAGGAACCGACACGCATTTCGTGCAGGACAACCAATCTTTTTCCACTAGAGGAGTATTAAGAGGTTTACATGCACAGGCAGGTGAACATGCACAGGCTAAGTTGGTTCGCGTGCTCGAAGGAGAAGTATTGGATGTTGCGGTAGATGTCCGGGAAGGGTCAGCAACTTTCGGTCAACATGTTGGGGTTGTTTTATCTAAGGAAAACAATCTACAACTTTTTGTGCCAAGAGGTTTTCTACATGGTTTTGTTGTGTTAAGTGAAACAGCGACGTTTTTCTATAAATGTGACAATTTTTATAATAAAGAGTCTGAATGTGGTGTACATCCACTTGACCAAGATCTTGCTGTTGATTGGCAGCTTCCTGTAGCGGAATTGTTGCTTTCAGATAAAGATAAGGAGGCATTAAGTTTTAAAGAAGTTTTTGGAGCAAAAGGCTAA
- a CDS encoding NAD-dependent epimerase — MNYKKILVTGAAGFIGFHLCKRLADQGNVVVGLDNINDYYDVNLKYARLHELGIDRSEAEQFNHKVTSSIHSNLTFLRMNLEDREQLPTLFQEESFDAVVNLAAQAGVRYSLENPMAYVDSNIVGFVNILECCRHHKIGHLVYASSSSVYGENGKVPFSEDDRVDYPVSLYAATKKANELMAHTYSHLYQIPTSGLRFFTVYGPWGRPDMAPILFASAITEDRPIKVFNNGQMSRDFTYIDDIVQGIIITLNNPPTMDHGQAYYQVFNIGNGSPVSLMEFIETLEINLGKVADKNMLPMQPGDVPRTWADTEHLNALGYHSTTPIKSGVAEFVKWYNNYVK, encoded by the coding sequence ATGAACTATAAGAAAATATTGGTAACCGGAGCCGCGGGATTTATCGGCTTTCATCTGTGTAAACGTTTAGCGGACCAAGGAAATGTTGTCGTAGGTTTAGATAATATCAATGATTATTATGATGTTAATTTAAAGTATGCACGACTGCATGAATTGGGGATAGATCGTTCGGAAGCTGAACAATTTAACCATAAAGTGACTTCGAGTATTCATAGTAACTTGACGTTTTTGCGGATGAATTTAGAGGACAGAGAGCAATTACCAACACTTTTTCAAGAAGAATCTTTTGATGCTGTTGTCAATCTGGCCGCACAAGCTGGCGTCCGCTATAGTTTGGAAAATCCAATGGCTTATGTTGACAGCAATATTGTTGGATTTGTCAATATTTTAGAATGCTGCCGACATCACAAGATCGGACATTTAGTTTATGCATCGAGTTCATCCGTATACGGAGAAAATGGCAAGGTACCTTTTTCTGAGGATGACCGTGTTGATTATCCAGTAAGTCTATATGCTGCTACAAAAAAAGCCAATGAGTTGATGGCGCACACATATAGCCATCTTTATCAAATCCCGACATCAGGACTGCGTTTTTTTACAGTATATGGACCATGGGGTAGACCAGATATGGCTCCAATATTATTTGCTTCAGCCATTACTGAAGATCGTCCAATCAAAGTGTTTAATAACGGTCAAATGAGCCGTGATTTTACTTATATTGATGACATTGTCCAAGGAATCATTATTACCCTAAATAACCCGCCAACAATGGATCATGGACAAGCATATTATCAAGTTTTTAATATCGGAAATGGCTCGCCCGTATCTTTAATGGAATTTATAGAAACGTTGGAGATCAATTTAGGTAAAGTTGCAGATAAAAATATGCTACCAATGCAGCCCGGTGATGTGCCAAGAACTTGGGCTGACACTGAACACTTGAATGCACTAGGGTATCACAGTACTACACCGATAAAATCCGGAGTAGCTGAATTTGTAAAATGGTATAATAATTACGTGAAATAG
- a CDS encoding glycosyltransferase, with product MKIKIAFLSSYLPKKGPVKVLLEKIKHIDYSKFEVYIYTFKNEIDHSYLDEFIKFPVNITQIKQGGKFNILKKAKVLQKELDEKGIEIVHSHCLPTLFISVLLKRKVRFNTVHIYPGIQLKKKKGGLIGGVVNTLNKMALRKIEYPICCSRSISEEFKNNDNLDFPYIQNGVSKINYPYTDRNVICQQLGLDPSYRYFISFGRFSKEKNFQFLIEAFKNISDKKFRLIILGDGPLYPTLKLEETESIIIPGFKENIYDYLFISDYYTSSSITEGLPMSVLEAMSMKKPVLLSDIAPHKEILIEDGAGLSYSLNNSDDFKKKIETFKDLSYNDMSDASYLLFKSNFSSEIMSKRYQRLYFAVYNDKF from the coding sequence ATGAAAATAAAAATTGCTTTTTTGTCTTCTTATTTACCTAAAAAGGGCCCAGTTAAGGTATTGTTAGAGAAGATCAAACACATAGATTATAGTAAGTTCGAGGTTTATATTTATACTTTTAAGAATGAGATTGACCACTCGTATTTAGACGAATTTATAAAATTTCCGGTCAATATAACTCAAATCAAGCAAGGAGGAAAATTTAATATCTTAAAAAAAGCGAAGGTGCTTCAAAAGGAATTAGATGAAAAAGGAATTGAAATAGTTCATTCACATTGTTTGCCAACGCTGTTTATTAGTGTTTTATTAAAGAGAAAGGTTAGGTTTAACACAGTTCATATTTACCCAGGAATTCAACTAAAAAAGAAAAAAGGCGGTTTGATTGGTGGAGTTGTAAATACTCTTAATAAAATGGCATTACGTAAGATTGAATATCCAATTTGTTGTTCACGAAGTATAAGTGAAGAGTTTAAAAACAATGATAATCTAGATTTCCCCTATATCCAGAACGGTGTTAGTAAGATTAATTATCCATATACAGATAGAAATGTGATTTGTCAACAGCTCGGATTAGATCCTTCGTACAGGTATTTCATTTCCTTTGGACGTTTTTCAAAGGAAAAGAATTTCCAATTTTTGATTGAAGCATTTAAAAATATTTCCGATAAAAAGTTCAGATTGATAATACTTGGTGATGGACCATTATATCCTACATTAAAATTGGAGGAAACAGAGTCCATAATTATTCCTGGATTTAAGGAAAATATTTATGATTATCTGTTTATTTCAGACTATTACACTTCTTCGTCTATAACGGAGGGACTTCCCATGTCAGTTTTAGAAGCGATGTCCATGAAAAAACCAGTGCTGCTATCCGATATTGCTCCTCATAAAGAAATTTTAATAGAAGATGGAGCTGGATTATCATATTCATTAAATAATTCTGACGATTTTAAAAAGAAAATTGAAACGTTTAAAGATCTAAGCTATAATGATATGTCGGATGCATCTTATCTTTTATTTAAATCAAACTTTTCATCTGAAATTATGTCGAAGAGGTATCAGAGGCTTTATTTTGCAGTTTATAATGATAAATTCTAA
- a CDS encoding glycoside hydrolase family 99-like domain-containing protein, translated as MNNKKARIIALYLPQFHPIEENNRWWGKGFTEWTNVGKARPLFKGHYQPKVPSDLGYYDLRYPEIRQQQADLAKDAGIEGFCYWQYYFGDGKMLLEKPFEDVLNLGKPDFPFCLAWANHSWSNKTWQKSRSVLQSDGLLMEQLYAGKKQYEEHFYYNLKAFKDKRYITVDGKPVFLVFDPHAIPDPKVFIATWNELALENGLPGIHFVGIQSSLSGFYYDSQHKRVNYIPKKNEPATSRYKGVLELGFDAVNSRGLFRAELNVKGIKAKILKYCSRKLNLNYIDVYKYKDIIKHLYVEEDKWNNVYPTLLPNWDRTPRSGKAAIIYHDSTPDLFEQHLKKALELVKNKDEDKKLLFLMSWNEWAEGNYVEPDLRYGTGYLDVIKRNIFK; from the coding sequence ATGAATAATAAAAAAGCTAGAATTATCGCCCTCTATCTACCACAATTTCATCCAATAGAAGAAAATAATAGATGGTGGGGTAAAGGATTTACAGAATGGACGAATGTTGGAAAGGCAAGGCCTTTATTTAAAGGCCATTATCAGCCAAAAGTTCCTTCAGATTTAGGTTATTATGATCTTAGATACCCGGAAATAAGACAACAGCAAGCGGACTTAGCAAAGGATGCCGGTATAGAGGGCTTTTGTTACTGGCAGTATTATTTTGGCGACGGCAAGATGCTCCTAGAGAAACCTTTTGAAGATGTATTAAATTTGGGAAAACCTGATTTCCCATTTTGCTTAGCTTGGGCTAACCACTCTTGGTCAAATAAAACTTGGCAGAAAAGTCGATCGGTGCTTCAATCAGATGGTTTACTGATGGAGCAACTATATGCTGGTAAAAAGCAGTATGAAGAACATTTTTATTATAATTTAAAAGCGTTTAAAGACAAAAGGTATATTACAGTTGATGGAAAGCCAGTGTTTCTCGTTTTTGATCCACATGCAATTCCTGACCCTAAAGTATTTATTGCCACCTGGAATGAACTTGCCTTAGAGAATGGTTTACCAGGTATACATTTTGTAGGTATACAGAGTAGCTTATCTGGCTTCTATTATGATAGTCAGCATAAGAGAGTAAATTATATTCCGAAAAAGAACGAACCAGCAACATCTCGCTATAAAGGTGTCTTAGAACTCGGTTTCGATGCTGTTAACTCTAGGGGGCTTTTCAGAGCCGAATTGAACGTCAAAGGTATAAAAGCAAAGATTTTAAAATATTGTTCTAGAAAATTGAATCTCAATTACATTGATGTTTACAAATACAAGGATATTATAAAACATTTATATGTTGAAGAGGATAAGTGGAATAATGTCTATCCGACTTTATTGCCAAATTGGGATAGAACTCCCCGGAGTGGAAAAGCAGCTATTATTTATCATGATAGCACTCCTGATTTATTCGAGCAACATTTAAAAAAAGCATTAGAGTTGGTGAAAAATAAAGATGAAGATAAAAAGTTGTTATTTCTTATGTCCTGGAATGAATGGGCTGAAGGGAATTACGTTGAACCGGATTTGAGATACGGTACAGGATATCTCGATGTTATAAAAAGAAATATTTTTAAGTGA
- the rfbD gene encoding dTDP-4-dehydrorhamnose reductase produces MKILVTGAYGQLGSEIKDLSVQYADEVFVFVDREEMPLDDLTKVLAVVESVNPDLIVSGGAYTAVDKAESEAELVDVINHQAVAAMAKWTKVNNKKLIHISTDYVFQGNSSTPLKEDEPTDPINIYGLTKQKGEQAIAESEADAIIIRTAWVYSSYGANFVKTMIRLMTERDEISVIADQIGSPTYARDLARAIMVIAHSDKWAKGIFHFSNEGEISWFDFAVAIRDIKHLDCKIHPIATEQYPTPARRPKYSLLDKTKIKTTFDVNVPAWKQSLSEMLVKLEEK; encoded by the coding sequence ATGAAGATACTAGTTACAGGAGCCTACGGGCAATTGGGGTCAGAAATCAAGGACCTTAGTGTACAATATGCTGATGAGGTATTTGTTTTCGTTGATCGGGAAGAAATGCCATTGGATGATTTAACGAAAGTTCTAGCGGTTGTAGAATCAGTCAATCCAGATCTTATTGTAAGCGGTGGGGCTTATACCGCTGTTGATAAAGCCGAATCCGAAGCTGAATTGGTGGATGTTATCAATCATCAAGCTGTTGCGGCAATGGCCAAATGGACAAAGGTTAATAACAAAAAGCTTATTCATATTTCTACCGATTATGTGTTTCAGGGAAACAGTAGCACCCCTCTAAAGGAAGATGAACCTACTGATCCGATCAATATCTATGGTCTGACCAAACAAAAGGGAGAACAAGCGATAGCAGAATCTGAGGCGGATGCCATTATTATTCGTACAGCTTGGGTGTATTCAAGCTACGGAGCCAATTTTGTGAAGACCATGATTCGCTTAATGACGGAGCGTGATGAGATTTCCGTTATTGCAGATCAAATAGGTTCACCTACTTACGCTAGAGATTTAGCAAGGGCAATCATGGTAATAGCTCATAGTGACAAATGGGCGAAAGGTATTTTTCACTTTTCAAATGAAGGCGAAATATCTTGGTTTGACTTTGCTGTTGCGATCCGTGATATTAAGCACTTAGATTGTAAAATTCATCCAATTGCGACCGAACAGTATCCAACACCGGCCAGGCGACCGAAATATTCTCTATTAGATAAAACAAAGATCAAGACTACATTTGATGTGAATGTGCCGGCATGGAAGCAAAGCTTATCTGAGATGTTAGTAAAACTTGAAGAGAAATAA
- the rfbA gene encoding glucose-1-phosphate thymidylyltransferase RfbA, which translates to MKGIILAGGSGTRLHPLTLAVSKQLMPVYDKPMIYYPLSTLMLAGISEILIISTPQDLPNFHKLLGDGSQIGCKFYYKEQPAPDGLAQAFILGEEFIGDDKVALILGDNIFYGSGMSKLLQSCADPDGGCVFAYQVHDPERYGVVEFDDENNVVSIEEKPKEPKSNYAVPGLYFYDNDVVRIAKNIKPSGRGELEITDVNREYLEQGRLKVGIFDRGTAWLDTGTIQSLMQASQFVQVIEERQGMKIGAIEEVAYRMGYIDKDQLIKIAEPLRKSGYGDYLLKVVWNG; encoded by the coding sequence ATGAAAGGAATAATTTTAGCGGGGGGATCCGGTACACGTTTACATCCCTTGACTTTGGCTGTTTCTAAGCAATTGATGCCAGTGTATGATAAGCCGATGATTTATTACCCATTATCAACATTGATGCTTGCCGGTATTAGTGAAATATTAATTATTTCGACACCTCAAGATTTACCCAACTTTCATAAACTCTTGGGAGATGGATCCCAGATCGGATGTAAATTCTATTATAAGGAACAGCCTGCTCCAGATGGATTGGCACAAGCTTTCATTTTGGGGGAAGAATTTATAGGTGATGATAAAGTAGCTTTGATCTTAGGCGATAATATTTTTTATGGGTCAGGTATGTCGAAGCTATTGCAGTCATGTGCAGATCCCGATGGAGGATGTGTATTTGCATATCAAGTTCATGATCCAGAGCGCTATGGTGTGGTAGAGTTTGATGACGAAAATAATGTCGTTTCTATTGAGGAAAAACCCAAAGAGCCAAAGTCAAATTATGCTGTCCCAGGACTTTATTTTTATGACAATGACGTTGTAAGAATTGCAAAGAATATCAAGCCTTCTGGACGTGGTGAGTTGGAAATTACAGATGTGAATAGGGAATATTTAGAACAAGGTAGGTTGAAAGTGGGGATATTTGATCGTGGTACAGCCTGGTTGGATACGGGGACTATTCAGTCTTTAATGCAGGCTAGCCAATTTGTGCAGGTTATTGAGGAACGTCAAGGAATGAAAATTGGAGCCATTGAAGAGGTCGCTTATAGAATGGGCTACATTGACAAGGATCAGCTTATCAAAATTGCAGAGCCTTTAAGAAAAAGTGGATATGGTGATTATTTATTAAAAGTTGTTTGGAATGGATAA